A window of the Thermodesulfovibrionales bacterium genome harbors these coding sequences:
- a CDS encoding ASKHA domain-containing protein encodes MELKLTSGKALTISGGESLYAALKRQGVYLVASCGGKGTCGKCRLKVIEGDCEIVSYGKMSLTDRDAGYVLACQTFARSDVHVEVPEESRLVVGDKIAISKSRDFFELLQSFHAQISPVVRREILSIPPPSIHDNISDLERLKRELEKKGLRGMRFSHGFVAPLSKALRGAEWEISIGYTEGPEAIFVSCAECKEKYGLAVDIGTTTVVVYLVDLVDGRVIDVGSTYNSQMKYGDDVITRIVHATEGGGLDELRDAVVGDVNDILDTLAERHKINREDIESIVLAGNTTMSQLFWGLDPASIREEPYVPTVNFFPKWKAQIAGINANSQAPVYTVPCVASYVGGDIVAGVLASRMHRNPEIALFMDIGTNGEIAIGNNEWLMTAACSAGPCFEGSGIKHGMRATEGAIESIRIDPETYEPKIGVIGNAKPVGICGSGMIDAISEMFLAGVIDQKGKILEELTTDRIRRGDEGVEFVFSRSGDRDVVLSEVDIENILRAKAAIYAGVSLLLKEVGFGLDAIERVYIAGGFGNYLNVDRAIILGMLPDVPKEKFSFLGNTSVTGAYLCLLSEELRREADDIASKMTYMELSVSRNFMDEYMSALFLPHTDMDQFPTVEALLRKRP; translated from the coding sequence ATGGAATTGAAGCTCACATCAGGGAAGGCCCTTACCATCTCAGGGGGAGAGAGTCTTTACGCTGCGCTGAAACGCCAGGGTGTATACCTTGTAGCATCATGCGGAGGCAAAGGCACATGCGGAAAATGCCGGCTCAAGGTCATCGAGGGTGACTGCGAGATCGTCTCATACGGAAAGATGTCCCTCACGGACAGGGACGCCGGTTATGTCCTCGCCTGCCAGACCTTTGCCCGTTCAGATGTCCATGTTGAGGTCCCCGAAGAATCAAGGCTCGTTGTGGGTGACAAGATCGCCATATCCAAGTCACGGGATTTCTTTGAACTTCTCCAGTCCTTTCATGCTCAGATCTCTCCCGTTGTCAGGAGGGAGATCCTCTCGATCCCTCCGCCTTCGATCCATGACAATATCAGCGACCTTGAGCGGCTGAAGAGGGAACTCGAAAAAAAGGGACTGCGGGGAATGCGCTTTTCTCATGGCTTTGTCGCTCCCCTCTCGAAGGCGCTCAGGGGCGCTGAATGGGAGATATCGATCGGATATACCGAGGGGCCTGAGGCGATCTTCGTGTCCTGCGCGGAATGCAAAGAGAAGTATGGCCTTGCAGTCGATATCGGCACGACCACCGTCGTCGTCTATCTTGTCGATCTCGTTGACGGGCGGGTCATCGATGTCGGCTCCACCTACAATTCCCAGATGAAATATGGCGACGATGTCATAACGAGAATAGTCCATGCGACCGAGGGAGGAGGACTCGATGAACTTCGAGATGCCGTTGTAGGCGACGTTAATGATATCCTCGACACTCTTGCCGAACGGCACAAGATAAACAGAGAGGACATCGAATCGATCGTCCTGGCAGGCAATACGACCATGTCGCAGCTCTTCTGGGGGCTTGATCCTGCGTCGATCCGCGAAGAGCCCTATGTCCCGACGGTGAACTTCTTCCCGAAATGGAAGGCCCAGATTGCAGGGATCAATGCCAATTCTCAGGCGCCTGTTTATACCGTTCCCTGTGTTGCGAGTTACGTCGGCGGAGACATTGTTGCCGGAGTCCTTGCGTCGAGGATGCATCGTAACCCCGAGATCGCTCTTTTTATGGATATCGGAACGAACGGAGAGATCGCCATCGGGAACAATGAATGGCTCATGACCGCTGCCTGCTCAGCCGGTCCCTGTTTCGAAGGGAGCGGCATAAAGCACGGCATGAGGGCCACTGAAGGCGCCATTGAGTCCATCAGGATAGATCCAGAAACGTATGAGCCCAAGATAGGGGTAATCGGGAATGCAAAGCCCGTCGGCATCTGCGGGTCGGGGATGATCGATGCCATATCCGAAATGTTCCTCGCCGGTGTCATAGACCAGAAGGGCAAGATACTGGAGGAACTGACGACCGACAGAATCCGTAGAGGGGACGAAGGAGTCGAGTTTGTATTCTCGAGGAGCGGTGACAGGGACGTCGTGCTCAGTGAGGTTGATATCGAAAACATCCTGAGGGCCAAGGCTGCGATATACGCCGGTGTCTCTCTCCTTTTAAAGGAGGTCGGTTTTGGCCTCGATGCCATCGAGCGGGTTTACATTGCCGGCGGATTCGGCAATTACCTCAATGTCGACAGGGCCATCATCCTCGGGATGTTGCCTGACGTACCGAAAGAAAAGTTTTCCTTCCTCGGAAACACGTCGGTCACCGGGGCCTATCTCTGTCTTCTCTCCGAAGAACTGAGAAGAGAAGCCGATGATATTGCCTCAAAGATGACCTATATGGAGCTCTCGGTATCACGGAACTTCATGGATGAATACATGTCAGCCCTCTTCCTGCCGCATACCGACATGGATCAATTCCCTACCGTGGAAGCGTTGCTGAGGAAGAGGCCTTAG